In Rosa rugosa chromosome 4, drRosRugo1.1, whole genome shotgun sequence, the genomic stretch TGCAGATTGACGGAACTTGGCTAGCGGGTTGGCGGAAGATGGAAGCTAGAGGTAGTCAGCGGAGGTGGAGCGTTGGGCCAAGCATCGGAGGTTCGCAGCTCGGCGGAGGAGATGGTCAGAGAAAGGAGAGCTCAGCGGAGGAGGAGTTCGGTGGTGCCGCTGACTAAGTTCGGCGGAGGTTTTGCCGTTGATAGTGTTGGGCGGAAGATGCCGGCGCTGATGCCGGTGCTGGCAGGCTGGCTAGCCGCTGGCGTTTAGCGGAGTGAGCTCGGGTCAGCGATGGTGGGAGCTTGTTGTAAAGCTGGTGGAAGCTAGCTTTGCCTCCGGAGCTGGACGGAGCCGGTGGGCGGCCGCTGACGGGTTCTAGCGGAGGAATGTGCCGCTGACGGGTTCTAGCGGAGGAATGTGCCGCTGACGGGTTCTAGCGGAGGAATGTGCTGCTGAATGGAGCTTGGCGGCAAAAATGCCGCTGACTGGATCCTAGCGGAGCCACCGAGGTTGCTGCCAGAGCTGGGAAGGCAAGCGGAGCTGGTAACCGCCGGTGCCGGCGGAGCTGTACCTAGAGGTTGGCGGGTACCTGCTGAAGTTTGAGCTGGCGGTAGGTTACCGCTGGGTTGTGCAGGCGGTGGCCGCCTGTGGTGTTTGGCCAGCGGTGATGCTCGGCTGAGCTTGGCGTTCACCTGGAGCTTGGCGGAGATCACCGAGCTCAGTGGAGAGCTGGGGCTCGGCGGAGACTCGGAGCTCAGTAGAGAgctggagctcggcggagacCACGAGTTCGGCGGAGGCCCGAAGTTCAGCAGACTTGGAGCTCCGAGTTTGGCGGTGTTGTAGCTCGGCGGAGGCCTGGGCAATGGCTGGCTGCCATGATGAGGAACTCCGAGGCAGCGGCAGTTTGAGTCGACGGTGGTGGCCAGCGGAGGTGAGTTGGGCGGAGGTAGGGCCGCTGCAGTGAGCGGAGGAAGCCAGCAGAGGCTGCAGGTGTGGTTGGTTGCTGCTGCTGGTAGGGACTGGCGGAGATGGTTCCCAGTGGAGGAGGAGTTCTGGCGGAAGTGGCTGGGTGCCCACAGaaaatctctgggtgtccagagaagtttgccgccaatttttcaattttttttttttttttttttgttgttgccgTCGCTAAGTCCGCCAAGGATGGGATTACCGCTGAGTGAGTTGCCGCCAATGATGGAATTTGTATGTATTGCCGCTAAGGATAGAGTGTTGATACTAGAGCAACATGCCAAGTTGACAGAGCATAGGTTGCCAAAGAAaaaatgttcttttttttttttttgaagttcagcGTTGACTAACCATGGTCAGTGTTGACCAAGCTAGCccggcgttgaccagccctaatgggcgttgaccgactccgccgggcgttgaccaagccccAATTTGATGTAGaatgagcgttgactcgacactttcgggtcaaagttcgtggtaggtgacgaagcctttgtgttggcttcccacagacggcgccaatgttaacgttagtgactgaggggtctctagttagctttagagagagagagagagagagagtgacacgagatgtatagtggttcatctcccgccttagcgggagactacgtccacttgaatgtttaactagtgtgttgagccttgcggcccaaggggattacaaaagatgtaatgggatgtctttctaagtgggaggagagttccttttataggtgaaggagtgctcttcctttatattttcttagatgtgggacaagaacccactattctagtatagaaatgcatattgtggaggcaacttggcaaggccggaaaggtggcttcccggcgacggatttgcgacttccggataccgtagcgtagcttgaacatagggctacaagatgaaagtagcggttgggtctcaccatggcttgtgagtgtcccaaagagggtgttacttatgcttggtgatgtagtaaatactccatattgttggaggtatgtacaatattgtttttgttatggactgacatgaatgcaagtatgaatgtttaggttttctgtatgttcttgttttgattgcttaaagctaaataaaacacagaaaacttaaaattaattttctttacaaaattgagaactcacatgaattttgttttgctccttaggtaactcttacatgaacttgaacagtgtcttgatgttaactggaacaaattatagagcttggctagactccgtAGAAAACTACATGGGAATGCATGAAAACATAGATTATTGCTTCACTGAGGACAAACCTGAAGAGTTAACTGAAAAGAGCACTAAGAAGGAAACtgatctttacaagaagtggcatagatccaataaaatggctaagaacctcattcgaacctctatgtctaagactgtcaggggaagtattgaagagcctgagctagcatcagattttctggaacacataggtgctaagtttaaagaaagtgaaaaagcagaagcagctaggctgactaaggagtttcatgatttgaagtacatgggttcagggggagttagagagcatattatgaagatgatcaatataaatggcagactcagggagctCTTGATGGgagttagggatgagcaggtagtgcattatgcactacattccttgcctaacagttttagtcatcttaggaccagttacaactctcaaaagggaaactggactctagatgaacttatatccatctgtgtggatgaggaatctaggatcaaggaagaaaaggaacctgctacaaccattaacctcattgagaagcctaaaaggaaaaagccccagaataagctcaagcctaccaaagccataactaaaagttcaacagctgcagtggccaaggaaaacaggccattcaggttcaagtgctacttttgcaaaagagtaggacacatgaaaaaggactgcactggctataagaactggttagccaaaaagggtaagattttttctaatacagttttttccttagaaattaaacttataaatgttgaaccacagtcttggtggatagattcaggctcacctattcatattactaattctttgcagggattcataaggaggagaatcccaaaaagtgatgaagtaaacctgtgtgtaggcaatggcatgagagtggcagtcaaggctattggaaccttaaagctcgatttaggattaggaaaattattagttctggacaatgttttttatgtaccttccatgagaaggaatttggtttcagtttatcttttagtaaaatctggttgtagacttgttatggatagtaatggaattcttatttctaaaaattctgttcaaattggttctggtgttattatgaatgattatttacagttaaattgttcaatggctcaacaagaaattttacttgttgaaaataacaccaacagtactagcactttaacaggtgttaaaagaaccaaactaaatgaaaagtctgcatttttatggcatagaagactcggccatgtttcaaaagagagactgaaaattttggtgaaaaacaacatcctaaatgaacttgatttttctgatctaacagactgtgtggaatgctttaagggaaaaataactaatattagaaagaagactgcatatagaagccaaaatttattagaactcgtACACAccgatatatgtggaccatttaggcatcaaactatctgtgggaatgtgtattttatcacattcattgatgacttttctagatacagttatatttatctactttcagaaaaggcacaagcattgaaagcctttcaaatctttaagtctgaagtagaaaatcaactagaaaagaaaatcaaaacagtaagatcagatagagggggtgagttctatggcaagtacactgaatccggccaacaaaaaggtccatttgccttgtttttacaagacaatacaagacaatggaattaaagctcaatatacaacaccctataacccacaacagaatggtgttgcagagagaaagaataggactcttttgaacatggttagatgtatgatgtgtacaacaggtttgcctaaatttctgtggggtgaggctttaaaaactgcaaattatatttgcaacaggacacctagcaaagccatagaaaagactgcttttgagctttggtgtggcaggaaacctagtcttcatcactgccatgtttggggatgtcatgcagaagctaggatttataatccaagcatGAATAAACTTGACCCCAAAactgttagttgctattttatagggtatccagataaatctaaaggctataaattatattatgctcatcattcacctagaatttttgaaacacatcaagtaaagtttctaagtgaaaaagttcacaatacaaaccttgaggatttatcctcagattttgaggaaattgtgtcagatgagaatataagtatagtattgcctttagaacaagatgtaactgatcaagtcactggtcgagtacctgaccaagtaactgatcaggtagctgtatctggtcaagtaactgatcaagtaactggtcatgtaactgaccaagtaactggtcaagtacctgtaactagtcatgtcactgaccaagtaactggtcaagtacctgtcactggtcatgtcactgaccaagtaactgtcattggtcaagtaactgatcacgtaACTGACAATCCTTAGCCtcgaagatcacagagagcaagaaaaccaacttatgggggggggggggggggagatagtgactacattgtttatctgcaagaagcagaaattgaaatggactgtgcagaggacaatgatccgacTACTTTTAACTAGGccattgaaagtaatgaatctcatcaatggcagctagcaatggaagcagaaattaattccatgagtcaaaatgcagtttgggaattagttgaacctgaccctaaacagaaacctataggttgtaaatgggttttcaaaactaagagagatgcaaatgacaatgtagagagacataaagcaagattcactatgccaaaaaggccttcagacgacagaactgttctgtcgtctgaatgaaccaaaatatgtcgtctagtacggtgtcgtgtcttgggggtatcagaagacagaacacttctgtcgtctgatttttcagacgacagaaacaaataaaaatctTGTGTCgtttgatgagttttgcatttcagGACCATTGCGATATGTATCTTTAAAcgtaatcacacaacagttttgtgTTGTATGAGAAACAAAACAACTACATTATGATATAAATtctattgtgtgaagcatatttgcaagacatatttctgtcgtctgaggttATTAACATGACAAAtatttgtggtctgaatataaaAGGGACCACAAATTGTAAGTCTTATATATTATCTTTGGTTAAATCCaaccacacttatttgttgttgtgatACGCTTTAGCCAACATTTTTATCaaacttttgttgttgtttttccattcagactacaattttctgttgtacGAACGCCAAAAAGACAATACACTTCTAAttgatttttgtgttgtttgtgtgcagttgcaaccacacattttggtgtgcttttgttgtagcttgcaattTGAGATAACACATATTAGTTGTCCCCcgttacaattggtatgcatacATTCTGGAAACTAAAATTGCCCATTTATGAAAGTACGAAACCATAAAATctacatccaaaatcattcattacaatttccattaatccaccattgtctcatgtacacaaacctaatcatgaatatcaattcaaaatgACCCATATCTACTAATCTGGACATGCAGACAAGTCCAAATGCTTAAAGAAGGAAGAATTTCTACTAGACACAAGTTAATAAAAGAACTAGCTAGCCATACTGCTGTACCAGTTTCACAATCTGATCATGAATGGAATCACCCGAATCATAGAAGTGGTCATCGAAGACGGAAGGTATTCCGGGGTGCGTGAGTATATATGCATAACCCTGCAGATAATATGCACATAGAATGAagttatatccttgttttgctgGATCAGATATCATGCAACCAAGGACAAAGCAGTTTAGCagaataataaacaaaatagcAAAACATCAAGCCACATTACTCAAGTGTCcttaccaaagaaaagaaaagaaaaaagcttaCCAAAGCATGATTAAATTTGTCTTTGCTATTGTGGGCATCCATGAAAATGATAGCCAGTAAATAAGGATCCATTTTCTTACAGCAAGCCAGCACAAAGAGCAAAATGATGTCTTACAGCCCTTTGAAGCAAATCAGAGAATAGATTAGAGAACATATTAGCTTGCAAGAAAACAACACAAACCTTCAAACGACGAGCCCAATTAGAGCAAGAACATAGCAAGAAACAAGATGATACCTCATGACTAACAAACTAACTAGAAGCAAAATCTTGACATCGATTATATTTCAAACAAACATCTTTCATGGCTTTACGTGTTCCCttataagaaaataataaaataaaaaatttaaaagcttTCAAACACCATAGTAAGAATGCTAAAATAAAGCAACAAGTGCATATTGACCGAGAGTTGACTCTACTAGATCTGCTTTATTCCCAGCTAGTGCCATGACCATATTTGGATTGCCTTGTCATAAGAGAATGATCCAAGTAGATAGAATTAGCTATATTGAAAGACGCAAACTCGCATAGAAAGTTAGTATACAGAGTACAGCACctaaacaaaactgaaattaaagttATAGCCTAAAATTGTTTAAAGCAGCCAAGGACTGAGTGAGTTTAGACAGCAAGAAAGTGCGAGCAATACCTTGTGATTTCAGTTCTAGCACCCATTTTTTTGCTCGCTCAAATGAGGCCtacaagagaaaaaataaagttGAATTTCTGTTTAAGGCATAATCAAGTAGCAGAACTTAGAGCTTTCCTGGCACTATCCCTATATTCAACATATGAAACggaaaagaaaatttcaaatgatACTTAGTTACACAGAAACACATTGTCAGCTCGGGAAGACTAAAATACTTTcattgttttaacttttatttttcagaacTAGACCTCTTCGCAAAACGCAGCAAGGCTGACGTGCATTCCTTCACCTGCCACAGAATAAAATTGCCAGAGCTCAGTACTTTCAGTCCTGAAGCCATTGTATGGTATTATAATGTGAGGTTAGTGTTTTTGATAATCTCACAAAATTCTTGTTTTGTGAGAttatcaaaaacacaaaattttAATCCTTAAATTAGATACAAATTCTTGTTTTCAATTGAGAACATGTGTTTCTTGCTTTCCAAAAACTATTCAAGGTTTAGTTTAATTGAAAGAAGAGATTTATAGTGTATCAGATGGAtaacttgaagaagaaaaagctaAGGATAATGATTGATGATGCTAACCCAATCTTTGTCCGGATTGATGTCGATTGCAAATCTCAAACAGTGGAGAAACTCTCTGCTGTTGGTcggatcctcctcctcctcctcctcctcctcctccttccccCGTTCTCTGGAAACAAAGAATAATTATCATTAAAGGACAATTATCGAGAGGACCTTCTCTGCATAATGCTAGACCACTCCCCGCTGAACCAAGGTTCACAAACATCTGTGTAGTTACCAGAAGACGATTATAATCTAATGCATTGTTCACTCttcaaataaaatattaaaaaaaaaaggtacagaATACTAAATAAGTTCACCACACCTTTCCAATCAATGTTATGAAAAGTAGGACACCATGAATTCCGACCCCTGAAAACAACCAAAATAAATCCCTGgtaattaaataataataaagttACAAGCCTGAAGGACAAACACAGTCAGTGGTAAAAATTCTGATACAGAAAATACCATTTATAGATGCATCCAGTACTAGTTAAATTCATTATAAACAATACAATTTTGGTTAACCATATAATTCATTTCTAACAGCAAACAAAAGCTTTATCTACTGCATTACAAGTTAAAACTAAAAGGCTGCTCATTCATCTTACTGTTTTTACATTGATACTAAATCTTGTTTCACTAACCAACTCTAACCCTTTCTAACATCAAACAAAACTTCTATTCCTTGTGTTACGATGCAAAAACTCAAACTCTGAATGGTCAACAAAATTCATCATATCATAAGTAATAATTCTTGTTTCAGAAAACCCTAACCAACTCTAAACCTtgcactcaaaaaaaaaaaaaaaagtttaatgaCCACATTGCAATGCTACAACTAGTCCCACCTAACGAGAGAGAATGCTTAAAAAACTTATAAGACAAGAGTTAAGGTAAATAAATCAAGAGACACCTACTGCagaaaagccaaaaaaaaaaaaaaaaccaataaagAGAGGAAGCTATAAGGAAATATGTAATACTCACCTTACTGATCCCAAATATGTTGCAAATCCCCCCTTCTTGATTCCCAATCTTGATGATCTCTTATATATGTGCATTATTTTAAAAGAAATAAGTAAACAAACCTTGCTGGGAAGGGATCAGCTGGAGTACCTATCTCTGTTTGCATAAAGTTGCTCCTCCGGCCAGTTGCATCACTTACAAAATGATTGTAGATGTCCCTGCAAATACAACATATATAGGGAGTAACTAGATTGATAGAGCTGAGAAGGTTGGTATGTAAGAAAGTGGGAGTTGTCACATAGCTTTACCCTTGTTCAATGCCTATATCCTTATTGACATACACCCGTAGGCACCTCTTATTCCTGGTGCGTCACATAGCTTCAAGGGTCCATGTAACCACCTCTCTCAGTTAACTAATAAAAAGAAGTTTGGTCAATGATGGATAATATTGGATATGCAAAAATAAGGATATATAAGTTTTAATTTCTTTAGAGATgcttcagaaaagaagaaaaaaagtggCTTTACAAGGGACTGACTAGAGTTATATGATTTGCTCAGCAATAATGACTAGTTTGCATCTGGATGGGTATACTTAATATGACTACTGTAAATTATAACTTGAGAAACTATAAAGAAAGTGGGAGGTGTCACATAGCAGTATTTATCATTATAACTTCGACTTACAGCACCGCAACAAACAAACATTTTCTTATAATATCAATGTAAATGGGTCATGTTACATAGGTAACCAAAATAGAAGACATTGATGTTGTACCTCTTTAACAAGTGCAACCGGGCAAAGATCATCGAACTTGTCAAACTTCAAGTAGTTGGAGTCAAAGTATATGTAGCTAGCATTCTTTAAGTAACTACAGGAGCTGCTTGCTCATGAAGCATCAAGACTGCAAATTAGGGTACCGAAAATGGAGAAAATGGGAGTAAACTATCCCTTATTCATATATTTTTTGTACACAATTAATATCTTTTAGGGGATGGTGTAAATCAGTCACTGACTATATCCTTATTTACATCTCTTTCATTATGTCCTACAACATCAGACTATCTAAAACCTTGTTACTTACACTCTCAAGACATTCTCATCTCATCTCATTCTAGACTTTATTACTCAAACACAAGacacaagaaaacacaattCTACTAGTACCGAAAGTGCTCAAAATATTATGCTTACTAGTAAGTGAACACATGATACCAATTTCAAGGAGTGGCATTCAAACACAAACGGTCAAAAACTTTGAAACCCATATCAAAACCACACTCTCAACGCATCCACTTATTGGCTATATATGGTTAACCACCTATTGCTAAATTCCAATGTCAAAAAATTTTCTAGCAAATTCCtagaaatcaaaacaaagaacttAGCAAAGCAAACATGAAAAATGACCTTTACCTAATgtagaaggaggaggaggaagaggatgcCTAAGTTGGGTTGTTGATGGAAATGCTgaagatggagaaagaaaaTGCCTTACCAAGAAATTTCTCCTTACCAAGATCTGCTGAAGATGGAGAAAGAAAGTGcctcaacaagaaatttctcCTTCAGCAGATCAAGAAAATGCCTTAGCAAGAAATTTCTCCTTACCAAGATCTGCTgaagatggagaaagaaaaTGCCTTACCAAGAAATTTCTCCTTACCAAGATCTACTGAAGATGGACAAAGAAACTGCCTGAGTTGAGTTGGGTTGAAGATGGCAGATTATTAAAGACATTTCTCCTTACCAAGATCTACTTCCGGTGGTTTTGAATTGGGCGATTAGGCTAACAGCAACCTCCCAATTTCagtaaaacaaaaaccaaaacaaaatcattTTGATGCCACCACCAATAGGAAATCCCATTGAAAACAAAAGCACACTCAAAAATCAAAGCCCAACACAATTGTGAATACTCTACTTCATATCATATGAATAATCCtagaaaattaaagaacataTTAAGAGGGTTAAAGGCTTTATCTTTATCAGTTAACTAATAACATGAATAGAAACACCATTGATTACTGAACTGTAAGCTTGGTCTTGATCGATCTAGAGTTGTCGACGAAGAGTTTGAGGTGGTCTTCATAGCTAAATCGATCATCTTGCTACTGAAATTCCCTCTCCCTGTACAAACCAAAAACACATAAGCTCAATGATATATACCAAAGCAAAGAAACTCTACCCTGAAGACTAACAAAGTTTACATTCAAAACGATAATGCTGATGCGCAAATAATACCTATGTACAAAAATATTAAATGTTCTTCTATAACCAGACTGCTCCCACTAAACACAAAAATTCTCTTGAATCTGGATTGCCTCTAGAACGCCTCCTGCAGTCATCCTCAGAGTGAGGAACCACAAAATCAAAGTCAGAAAcaaaccccaaaatcaaaatcagaatgaaaccccaaaatcaaaatcagacAAAAAAACCCCAATTTGGTTTTACCCATTACCCACAAAAGatagaaaaattgagaaggaGAGAATGGATTACCCATTCGTGTAGTAGCCGGAGCAGTTCCATCCTCTGAGACCATGACAGAataattttgatttgatttagcAAGCCCCAATGTCCACTCTCAGATTAAACACAAACGAAAACACCAGATTTCTTAAATTTTGCCAAAtaatcaaaaccctaatctaAAATCTCGAATTTAACTCACCAGCTATGGATGTCAAAGTAAACTGAATGAATCTAAGCAAGATTGGATTGTCGAAGTGGCTAATTGAGTACCCGTGAAATCCCCAAATCGAGAAGCCCACAAATGGAAGAACCTAAATAGCGAAGAAGCCTAATTTTTCTAGAGTGCTCTACTGGTTGCTGGAGAGCTCCATAATCCGGACGCGAAAGATGAAATAgagaccaagaagaagaaggagaggctaagaagaagaatcgagagaGTGAGAATCGAGATCTGAGAGAGCTGATGAGAAGGATAATTGTGAGGGATAGAGGTCAAAAAGCACAAGTCGCGGGTTCCAGGTCAGGTTGAGAGAGCAgagtgagaaggagagaaaATGACTTAATTATTGCGAGGGATAGAGgtcaaaaagcacaagccaaaataactcaaaattttTTAAAACAACCTCCACAattagacaacatttaaatgttgtccaAATGTCAATTTCTAGTTAACTAGGGcttggctatttgagagggaaaagctcatcaacttttggatatccctccaaatttgagataggaaatcaacaccttctacaactacacaaatgtgttgtctgaatgctcaccatttatccaaattaaaccagtatggttttagtgtatattcagacaacagaaacaaaaattatgtcgtctgaaaaactcagacgacataaaacaaaacttatgtcgtctgaagtgtgtcgtctgaaggcctttttggcatagtgattagttgccaagggttttacacagaaggagggcattgactttactgagactttttctccagtttctacaaaagactcgtttagaataatcatggctttagtggctcattttgatatagagctacaccaaatggatgttaagacagcttttttgaatggtgaactagatgaagtgatctATATGAAGCAGctagaaggttttgtgcaagctgtaAGTGAAAaattagtatgcaggttaagaaaatcaatttatggccttaaacaagcttctagacagtggtacaagaaatttgattatgtgatttctacttttggatttacagagaatcttgttgatgagtgtgtttacttgaagacagttgggaacaattttattttcctagtactctatgtgaatgatatacttttggctagcagtaacattaaactgcttaaagacaccaagagctttctgtcaaagaattttgacatgaaagacttaggagaagcatcctatgtactaggcattgagattaaaagagatagagcacaaagactacttggtttgtctcaacagaattatattaccaaagttttgaagagatttggtatggagaagtgtgtagctggagaagtccccatgtctaaaggagataaactaaccaagaagcaaagttccaaaagtgatgttgagaaagaaaatatggagtcaaagccttatgctagacttgtaggaagtctcatgtatgcacaagtctgcactaggccagacttgtcttttgcagtagggattttatcgagattccaatctaatccaggccatgaacattgggtagctgggaagaaagtgttgaggtacctgcagaaaacaaagaattacatgctagtttataggcaagtggaggatctgaaactcgttggattttcagattctgatttcgcagggaactatccagactccaagaagtcaacttgtggatatgtgtacatgctagcagaaggtgcagttgcttggaaaaccatgaagcaaactctagtttcaacctccaccatgcaagctgaatttattgcagtatatgagactgtgtgtgaaggactttggatcaggaatttcttgatgcagaccaaagtgttaagtcacattgtggcagacacacttgtgatttattgttgtacatacctccaacaatatggagtatttgctatctcaccaagcataattaacaccctctttgggacacccacaagccatggtgaggcccaaccgctacttgcatcttgtagccctatgttcaagctacgctacggtatccggaagtcgcaaatccgtcgccgggaagccacctttccggccttgccaagttgcctccacaatatgactttctacactagaatagtgggttcttgtcccacatctaagaaaatgttaaggaagagcactccttcacctataaaaggaactctcctcccacttaaacaccattcacttcattacatctcttgtaatcttgttaggccgcaaggctagacacactagtacacattcaagtggacgtaatctcccgctaaggcgggaggtgaaccactatacatctcgtgtcaatctctctctctctctctctctctctttccttatcgttaattagatcccccggatccaagcattaacattggcgccgtctgtgggaagccaacacaatggcttcgtcacctaccacgaactttgacccgaaagtgtcgagtcaacgctcgttcaacatcaaattggggCCGGTCAATGCTGGAgatggttggtcaacgcccggcgggctGGTCAACGCTCATCAGGGTCCTGTCAACGCTGAcaaggttggtcaacgctgaacctccaaaaaaaaaaaaaaaaatttgaaaaattgcCGCCaaacttctctggacacccagagatttgctctgggcacccaaccgCCTCCGCCAAACTCTTCTTCTCCCCTCCGCTGA encodes the following:
- the LOC133745213 gene encoding uncharacterized protein LOC133745213 isoform X2, with product MQTEIGVGIHGVLLFITLIGKRTGEGGGGGGGGGGSDQQQRVSPLFEICNRHQSGQRLGEGMHVSLAAFCEEASFERAKKWVLELKSQGNPNMVMALAGNKADLGTRKAMKDVCLKYNRCQDFASS
- the LOC133745213 gene encoding uncharacterized protein LOC133745213 isoform X1 is translated as MQTEIGVGIHGVLLFITLIGKMFVNLGSAGSGLALCREGPLDNCPLMIIILCFQRTGEGGGGGGGGGGSDQQQRVSPLFEICNRHQSGQRLGEGMHVSLAAFCEEASFERAKKWVLELKSQGNPNMVMALAGNKADLGTRKAMKDVCLKYNRCQDFASS